Proteins encoded by one window of Brienomyrus brachyistius isolate T26 chromosome 1, BBRACH_0.4, whole genome shotgun sequence:
- the bambia gene encoding BMP and activin membrane-bound inhibitor (Xenopus laevis) homolog a produces the protein MDRHSSFISIWLQLELCAMAVLLTKGEIRCYCDAPHCVATGYMCKSEMNACFTRVLDPQNTNSPLTHGCVDSNSTPAETCTSRTEDMTAGTPALDCCHEDMCNYRGLHDLAHGRDTAEYGNRYQPDSSRNLITRVQDLASAKEVWFRAAVIAVPIAGGLILVLLIMLALRMLRSENKRLRAQRLQMLSRLHYSFHGHHAKKGHVAKLDLECMVPVTGHENCCLTCDKMRQPDAGNERMVSLVHWGMYSGQGKLEFV, from the exons ATGGATCGCCATTCCAGCTTCATTTCTATTTGGCTTCAGTTGGAACTTTGCGCCATGGCTGTTCTACTAACTAAAG GAGAAATCCGGTGTTACTGCGACGCACCACACTGCGTGGCCACTGGCTACATGTGCAAATCCGAAATGAACGCTTGCTTCACCCGGGTCTTGGACCCCCAAAACACGAACTCGCCACTGACCCACGGCTGCGTGGATTCAAACTCCACCCCGGCGGAAACCTGCACCTCTAGAACGGAGGATATGACGGCAGGCACCCCAGCTCTGGACTGCTGTCATGAGGACATGTGCAATTACCGCGGCCTCCACGACCTGGCGCACGGCAGAGACACTGCAG AATACGGAAACAGGTACCAGCCAGACAGCAGCAGGAACTTGATTACCAGAGTGCAGGACTTGGCGTCAGCcaaggaggtgtggttccgggCGGCGGTGATCGCAGTGCCCATCGCCGGCGGCCTCATCCTAGTGCTGCTGATCATGCTGGCCCTGCGCATGCTGCGCAGCGAGAATAAGCGTCTGCGCGCCCAGCGGCTGCAGATGCTCTCGCGGCTGCACTACAGTTTCCACGGACACCATGCCAAGAAGGGACACGTAGCCAAACTGGACCTGGAGTGTATGGTTCCGGTGACGGGCCACGAGAACTGCTGCCTGACCTGCGACAAGATGCGACAGCCGGACGCAGGGAATGAAAGGATGGTGTCGCTGGTCCACTGGGGAATGTACAGCGGCCAGGGAAAGCTGGAGTTTGTATGA